A genomic stretch from Mycobacterium malmoense includes:
- the fadD3 gene encoding 3-((3aS,4S,7aS)-7a-methyl-1,5-dioxo-octahydro-1H-inden-4-yl)propanoate--CoA ligase FadD3 has product MYKHARSRTGGAPSSRTVPAALDRFAGQLPDHDALITDDRSFTAAALRDEVHRAAAALIALGVERGDRVAIWSPNTWHWVVACLAIHHAGAAMVPLNTRYTAEEAGDILARTGAPVLFAMGQFLGHDRVAELDRGALPALRHVVRIPIEAHDGTWDEFIARGSESGAADAAASRAAAVTPDDVSDILFTSGTTGRSKGVLCAHRQSLSASASWAANGKITSADRYLCINPFFHNFGYKAGILACLQTGATLIPHLTFDPLRALQAIEQHRITVLPGPPTIYQMLLDHPARRDYDLSSLRFAVTGAATVPVVLVERMQSELDIDIVLTAYGLTEANGMGTMCRADDDAVTVATTCGRPFAGFELRIDGAAPGESGEVLLRGPNVMLGYLDDPEATAAAIDADGWLHTGDIGAVDEAGNLRITDRLKDMYICGGFNVYPAEVEQVLARMEGVADAAVIGVPDERLGEVGRAFVVTRPGAQLDEKSVIAYTREYLANFKAPRSVRFVDALPRNAGGKVVKAQLRELA; this is encoded by the coding sequence CTGTACAAACACGCACGCTCGCGAACGGGCGGTGCCCCCAGCTCGCGAACGGTGCCGGCGGCGCTGGATCGTTTCGCGGGCCAGCTGCCCGACCACGACGCGCTGATCACCGACGACCGCTCCTTCACCGCCGCCGCGCTGCGGGACGAGGTGCACCGGGCCGCGGCCGCGCTGATCGCGCTCGGCGTCGAACGCGGAGACCGGGTGGCCATTTGGTCGCCGAACACCTGGCACTGGGTGGTCGCCTGCCTGGCGATCCATCACGCCGGCGCCGCCATGGTGCCGCTGAACACCCGCTACACCGCCGAGGAGGCCGGCGACATCCTGGCCCGCACCGGTGCGCCGGTGTTGTTCGCGATGGGTCAGTTCCTCGGCCACGACCGCGTTGCCGAACTGGATCGCGGCGCGCTGCCGGCGCTGCGGCACGTCGTGCGGATACCGATCGAGGCGCACGACGGGACGTGGGACGAGTTCATCGCGCGCGGTTCAGAATCCGGGGCCGCCGACGCGGCGGCCTCCCGCGCCGCCGCCGTCACGCCCGACGACGTCAGCGACATCCTGTTCACCTCCGGCACCACCGGCCGCAGCAAAGGCGTGCTGTGCGCGCACCGGCAATCGCTATCGGCGTCGGCGTCGTGGGCCGCCAACGGCAAGATCACCAGCGCCGACCGCTACCTGTGCATCAACCCGTTCTTCCACAACTTCGGCTACAAGGCCGGCATCCTGGCCTGCCTGCAGACCGGCGCGACGCTGATCCCGCACCTGACGTTCGACCCGCTGCGCGCGCTGCAGGCCATCGAGCAGCACCGGATCACCGTGCTGCCCGGGCCCCCAACGATTTATCAGATGCTGCTGGACCATCCGGCGCGCCGCGACTACGACCTGAGCTCGCTGCGGTTCGCGGTGACCGGGGCGGCCACCGTGCCGGTCGTGCTGGTCGAGCGCATGCAGTCCGAGCTCGACATCGACATCGTGCTGACGGCCTACGGCCTGACCGAGGCCAACGGCATGGGCACCATGTGCCGCGCCGACGACGACGCGGTGACCGTGGCCACCACCTGCGGGCGCCCGTTCGCCGGCTTCGAGTTGCGCATCGACGGGGCGGCTCCCGGCGAATCCGGCGAAGTCCTGCTGCGCGGGCCGAACGTGATGCTGGGCTACCTCGACGACCCGGAGGCGACCGCGGCCGCCATCGACGCCGACGGCTGGCTGCACACCGGGGACATCGGCGCCGTCGACGAGGCCGGCAACCTGCGCATCACCGACCGGCTCAAGGACATGTACATCTGCGGCGGATTCAACGTCTACCCCGCCGAGGTCGAGCAGGTGTTGGCCCGGATGGAGGGGGTGGCCGACGCCGCGGTGATCGGGGTTCCCGACGAGCGGCTGGGCGAGGTGGGCCGGGCGTTCGTGGTCACCCGACCTGGCGCCCAACTCGACGAGAAATCGGTGATCGCTTACACCCGTGAGTATTTGGCGAATTTCAAGGCACCGCGGTCGGTGCGGTTCGTCGACGCGTTGCCGCGCAATGCGGGCGGCAAGGTGGTCAAAGCACAACTGCGAGAGTTGGCGTGA
- a CDS encoding acyl-CoA dehydrogenase family protein, which produces MDLKLDEETLAFQAEVRDFLSANAESIPTKSYDNAEGFVQHRHWDKVLFDAGLSVITWPKKYGGRDAPLLHWVVFEEEYFHAGAPGRASANGTSMLAPTLFAHGTEEQRDRILPKMASGEQIWAQAWSEPESGSDLASLRSTATKTDGGWLLNGQKIWSSRAPFAERGFGLFRSDPAAERHNGLTYLMFDLKAKGVTVRPIVQLGGDTGFGEIFLDDAFVPDEDVIGTPNDGWRAAMSTSSNERGMSLRSPARFLAAAERLVRLWKDHGSPEGFADRVADAWIKAQAYRLQTFGTVTRLAAGGELGAESSVTKVFWSDLDVAIHQTALDILGADGEVAGPWNDGLLFALGGPIYAGTNEIQRNIISERLLGLPREKK; this is translated from the coding sequence TTGGATCTGAAACTAGACGAAGAGACGCTGGCCTTCCAAGCCGAGGTGCGGGACTTCCTCTCGGCCAATGCGGAGTCGATCCCGACGAAGTCCTACGATAACGCGGAAGGCTTTGTGCAGCACCGGCATTGGGACAAGGTGCTGTTCGATGCCGGACTGTCGGTGATCACCTGGCCCAAGAAGTACGGGGGTCGCGACGCGCCGCTGCTGCACTGGGTGGTGTTCGAGGAGGAGTACTTTCACGCCGGGGCGCCGGGCCGGGCCAGCGCCAACGGCACCTCGATGCTGGCCCCGACGCTGTTCGCGCACGGCACCGAGGAGCAGCGGGACCGGATCCTGCCCAAAATGGCTAGCGGCGAACAGATCTGGGCGCAGGCCTGGTCGGAGCCCGAATCCGGCAGCGACCTGGCGTCGCTGCGGTCCACCGCCACCAAGACCGACGGCGGCTGGCTGCTCAACGGGCAGAAGATCTGGAGCTCACGGGCGCCGTTCGCCGAGAGGGGATTCGGGCTGTTCCGGTCCGACCCCGCGGCCGAACGGCACAACGGCCTGACCTATCTCATGTTCGACCTGAAGGCCAAGGGCGTCACCGTGCGGCCCATCGTCCAGCTGGGCGGCGACACCGGCTTCGGTGAAATCTTCCTCGACGACGCCTTCGTGCCCGACGAGGACGTGATCGGCACCCCCAACGATGGCTGGCGGGCGGCCATGAGCACGTCGAGCAACGAGCGTGGCATGTCGCTGCGCAGCCCGGCCCGCTTCCTGGCGGCCGCCGAGCGACTGGTGCGGTTGTGGAAAGACCACGGATCGCCGGAGGGATTCGCCGATCGGGTTGCCGACGCATGGATCAAGGCGCAGGCCTACCGCCTGCAGACCTTCGGCACGGTGACCAGGCTGGCCGCCGGCGGCGAACTCGGCGCCGAATCGTCGGTGACCAAGGTGTTTTGGTCCGACCTCGACGTGGCCATACATCAGACGGCGCTCGACATCCTCGGCGCCGACGGGGAGGTCGCCGGACCGTGGAACGATGGCCTGCTGTTCGCGCTGGGCGGCCCAATTTATGCCGGTACCAACGAGATCCAGCGCAACATCATCTCCGAACGCCTGCTGGGCCTGCCGCGAGAGAAGAAGTGA
- a CDS encoding acyl-CoA dehydrogenase family protein — translation MTVEFELDEQQRDFAASIDAALAAADLPGAVRAWSAGDLAPGRKVWEQLANLGVTALAVPEKFDGIDAHPVDLVVALERLGRWCVPGPVAESIAVAPVLLSTDDQAERCAGLASGELIATVALPPQVPRAVDAAAAGLVLLVGDDGVTEGIAGECHESVDPSRRLYDVTATGETWRADVKRAFDFGALATAAQLVGASEALLAGTVDYAKQRSQFGRVIGSYQAIKHKLADVHIAIELTRPLVYGAALSLESRDVSAAKAAASEAALLAARAALQTHGAIGFTQEHDLSLWLLRVQALRSAWGDPEAHRRRVLEAL, via the coding sequence GTGACCGTGGAATTTGAACTGGACGAACAGCAGCGCGACTTCGCGGCCAGCATCGACGCGGCGCTCGCTGCCGCGGATCTGCCCGGGGCCGTCCGCGCCTGGTCGGCGGGCGACCTCGCACCGGGCCGAAAGGTGTGGGAACAGCTGGCCAACCTCGGCGTCACCGCGCTGGCCGTGCCGGAGAAGTTCGACGGCATCGACGCCCATCCCGTCGACCTGGTGGTGGCGCTCGAACGCCTGGGGCGCTGGTGTGTGCCCGGACCGGTGGCCGAATCCATTGCCGTGGCACCGGTTTTGCTTTCCACCGACGATCAGGCCGAGCGGTGCGCGGGCCTGGCTTCCGGTGAGCTGATCGCCACCGTGGCGCTGCCCCCGCAGGTGCCGCGCGCGGTTGACGCCGCCGCGGCCGGGCTGGTGCTGCTCGTGGGTGATGACGGAGTCACCGAGGGTATCGCCGGTGAGTGCCACGAGTCGGTCGACCCCAGCCGCCGCCTGTACGACGTGACCGCGACCGGCGAGACCTGGCGAGCGGATGTCAAGCGCGCCTTCGACTTCGGCGCGCTGGCCACCGCGGCGCAGCTGGTCGGCGCGTCCGAGGCGCTGCTGGCCGGCACCGTCGACTACGCGAAGCAGCGGAGCCAGTTCGGCCGGGTGATCGGCTCGTATCAGGCGATCAAACACAAGCTCGCCGACGTGCACATCGCGATCGAGCTGACCCGCCCGCTGGTCTACGGTGCGGCCTTGTCGTTGGAGTCCCGCGACGTCAGCGCGGCGAAAGCGGCGGCGTCCGAGGCGGCCCTGCTGGCGGCGCGGGCGGCGCTGCAGACCCACGGCGCGATCGGGTTCACCCAGGAACACGACCTGTCCCTGTGGCTGCTGCGGGTGCAGGCATTACGCTCGGCCTGGGGTGATCCCGAGGCACATCGGCGGCGGGTGCTGGAGGCGCTGTGA
- the ipdE2 gene encoding acyl-CoA dehydrogenase IpdE2: MTEERELLRETVAALVAKHADPAAVRAAMESERGYDESLWQLLCEQVGAAALVIPEELGGAGGELADAAAVLQELGRNLVPSPLLGSTLAELALLSALKPDAETLQGLAEGTSIGALVLDADYVVNGDTADVVVAVEDGQLVRWTRFAAEPVTTMDPTRRLGRVRPEQTEAIGTDPGLADQAAILLAAEQIGAAERCLELTVEYTKSRVQFGRPIGSFQALKHRMADLYVAISAAKAVVNDACNDPTPTNAATARSAASEALCAVAAEGIQLHGGIAITWEHDMHLYFKRAHGSAHLLGSPRELLRQLESEVLETP, encoded by the coding sequence ATGACCGAAGAGCGAGAGCTGCTGCGGGAAACCGTCGCCGCCCTGGTGGCCAAGCACGCGGACCCTGCAGCGGTGCGTGCGGCGATGGAATCCGAGCGTGGCTATGACGAGTCGCTGTGGCAGCTGCTGTGCGAACAGGTCGGTGCCGCCGCGCTGGTGATACCCGAGGAGCTCGGCGGCGCGGGCGGCGAATTAGCCGACGCCGCAGCCGTTTTGCAGGAGCTGGGCCGCAACCTGGTGCCCTCCCCGCTGCTGGGCAGCACGCTGGCGGAGCTGGCGCTGCTGTCCGCTCTCAAGCCGGACGCCGAGACACTGCAAGGGCTGGCCGAGGGCACCTCGATCGGGGCGCTGGTGCTCGATGCCGACTACGTGGTCAACGGCGACACCGCCGACGTCGTGGTCGCAGTCGAGGACGGACAGCTGGTCCGGTGGACTCGATTCGCCGCGGAGCCCGTCACCACCATGGACCCCACCCGCCGACTGGGCCGGGTGCGGCCCGAACAGACCGAAGCGATCGGCACCGACCCGGGCCTCGCCGATCAAGCGGCCATCCTGCTGGCCGCCGAACAGATCGGCGCCGCCGAACGCTGTCTGGAACTGACCGTCGAATACACCAAGAGCCGCGTGCAATTCGGCCGTCCGATCGGCAGCTTCCAGGCGCTCAAGCACCGGATGGCCGACCTGTACGTCGCGATCTCCGCGGCCAAAGCCGTCGTCAACGACGCGTGCAATGACCCCACCCCCACCAACGCCGCCACCGCGCGTTCGGCGGCCAGCGAGGCGCTGTGCGCCGTGGCCGCCGAAGGCATCCAGCTACACGGCGGCATCGCCATCACCTGGGAACACGACATGCATTTGTATTTCAAACGCGCGCACGGCAGCGCGCATCTGCTCGGCTCGCCGCGGGAACTGCTGCGCCAACTGGAATCTGAGGTGCTCGAAACACCGTGA
- a CDS encoding pyridoxal phosphate-dependent aminotransferase → MNDRVALRAGIPPFYVMDVWLAAAERQRSHGDLVNLSAGQPSVGAPEPVRAAAAAALHLNLLGYTVALGIPELRAAIAADYRRTHGIDVEPDAVVVTTGSSGGFLLTFLACFDVGDRVALASPGYPCYRNILSALGCEVVDIACGPETRFQPTAQLLAELDPPVRGVIVASPANPTGTVIPPAELAAIASWCDASGVRLISDEVYHGLVYEGAPQTSCAWRTSRNAVVVNSFSKYYAMTGWRLGWLLVPSELRRAVDCLTGNFTICPPVLSQIAAVAAFTPEATAEADGNLRHYTINRSLLLDGLRRVGIDRLAPTDGAFYVYADVSDFTSDSLGFCSKLLADTGVAIAPGIDFDTRRGNEFVRLSFAGPTGDIEEGLRRIGPWLSGQ, encoded by the coding sequence GTGAACGACCGTGTCGCCCTGCGCGCCGGCATCCCGCCGTTCTATGTGATGGATGTCTGGCTGGCGGCCGCGGAGCGGCAGCGCAGCCACGGCGACCTGGTGAACCTGTCGGCGGGCCAGCCCAGCGTGGGCGCGCCCGAGCCGGTGCGCGCGGCCGCGGCCGCCGCCCTGCATCTCAACCTGCTGGGTTACACCGTGGCACTGGGAATTCCGGAGCTGCGGGCGGCGATCGCGGCGGATTACCGGCGCACGCACGGCATCGACGTCGAACCCGACGCGGTCGTTGTCACGACGGGTTCGTCGGGCGGTTTTCTGCTGACGTTTCTGGCGTGCTTCGACGTGGGCGATCGGGTGGCGCTGGCCAGTCCCGGCTACCCCTGCTATCGGAACATCCTGTCGGCGCTGGGCTGCGAGGTGGTGGACATCGCGTGCGGGCCGGAAACCCGATTCCAGCCCACCGCCCAGCTGCTCGCCGAGCTCGACCCGCCGGTGCGGGGCGTGATCGTCGCCAGCCCGGCCAATCCCACCGGGACGGTCATACCGCCGGCCGAGCTGGCCGCGATCGCGTCCTGGTGTGACGCCTCCGGGGTGCGGCTGATCAGCGACGAGGTTTACCACGGCCTGGTCTACGAGGGGGCGCCGCAGACCAGCTGCGCCTGGCGGACTTCGCGAAATGCGGTGGTGGTCAACAGCTTTTCCAAGTACTACGCGATGACGGGCTGGCGGCTGGGCTGGCTGCTGGTGCCTTCGGAACTGCGCCGCGCCGTCGACTGCCTGACCGGCAACTTCACCATTTGCCCGCCGGTGCTGTCGCAGATTGCCGCGGTGGCGGCGTTCACCCCGGAGGCGACGGCCGAAGCCGACGGCAACCTGCGGCACTACACGATCAACCGCTCGCTGCTGCTCGACGGGCTGCGCCGCGTCGGCATCGACCGGCTGGCGCCTACCGACGGCGCGTTTTATGTGTACGCCGACGTCTCGGACTTCACCAGCGATTCGCTCGGGTTTTGCTCAAAGTTGTTGGCCGACACCGGCGTTGCCATCGCGCCGGGCATCGACTTCGACACGAGGCGGGGCAACGAGTTTGTCCGGCTGTCGTTCGCCGGGCCGACTGGCGACATCGAGGAGGGCCTGCGCCGAATCGGACCCTGGCTGTCGGGTCAGTAG
- a CDS encoding fatty acyl-AMP ligase, translating into MDAYDFGGGTIVVPEGVTLTSYFDRNRAELGDHPSYRFVDYSQDHDGRVVELTWNEMLSRVCAIGARLQQVTMPGDRVAILAPQGHDYVAGFFAAVHAGNVAIPLFAPTLSGHAERLAAVLADARPAVVLTTTATAESVRAFIRTLAPNERPRMIAVDAIPTTLGSTFTDAARGTDDVAYLQYTSGSTRTPSGVEITHRAVYTNAMQMILHGGLDTGVRCVSWLPLYHDMGLMMIMFPALTGAHITLMDPMAFLRRPYRWIKQLGLAATSGRTMAAAPNFAFELTAERGLPPKDERLDLSNVVCLLNGSEPVTMSAIEKFTAAFAPYGLPATAVKPSYGLAEATLSVASIAQDAAASAIFLDREELGAGRAVTVAPTAPGAVAHVSCGQPIPDQWAVIVDPGGAEVPDGTVGEIWLHGNNIGRGYFGREDETRRVFNNKLQSRLDPDSHAEGAPDNGCWLATGDLGVYVGGELYLTGRIKDLIIIDGRNHYPHDIETTVSDASTAIRTGYVAAFSVPAGVLDSPGPGEQVVVVAERAAGAGRAEPGSIAETVRAAVSRRHHIRIADLRLVAAGAIPRTTSGKLARSACRAEYIAGRFNR; encoded by the coding sequence ATGGACGCCTACGACTTCGGCGGCGGAACGATCGTGGTTCCCGAGGGCGTGACGCTGACGTCGTACTTCGATCGGAACCGCGCCGAGCTCGGTGACCACCCGTCGTACCGCTTCGTCGACTACTCGCAGGATCACGATGGGCGGGTCGTCGAGCTCACTTGGAACGAGATGTTGTCGCGCGTGTGCGCGATCGGCGCCCGCCTGCAGCAGGTCACCATGCCCGGGGATCGGGTAGCGATCCTGGCGCCGCAGGGTCACGACTATGTGGCGGGTTTCTTCGCCGCCGTCCACGCGGGCAATGTCGCGATCCCACTCTTTGCGCCGACTCTGTCGGGGCATGCCGAGCGGTTGGCGGCGGTGCTGGCCGACGCGCGGCCCGCGGTGGTACTGACCACGACCGCGACGGCCGAGTCGGTTCGGGCGTTTATCCGGACTTTGGCGCCGAACGAGCGGCCACGAATGATCGCAGTCGACGCGATACCCACGACGCTCGGCTCGACGTTTACGGACGCGGCCCGCGGCACCGACGATGTCGCCTACCTGCAGTACACCTCGGGCTCGACGCGCACGCCATCCGGGGTGGAGATCACCCACCGCGCTGTTTATACCAACGCGATGCAGATGATCCTGCACGGCGGGCTGGACACGGGAGTCCGCTGTGTGAGCTGGCTGCCGCTATATCACGACATGGGATTGATGATGATCATGTTCCCGGCGCTGACCGGGGCACACATCACGCTGATGGACCCCATGGCGTTCCTGCGTCGGCCCTACCGGTGGATCAAGCAGTTAGGCCTCGCGGCGACGAGCGGCCGGACAATGGCGGCGGCGCCGAACTTTGCCTTTGAATTGACGGCCGAGCGGGGGCTGCCTCCGAAGGACGAGCGCCTCGACCTGAGCAACGTGGTCTGCCTGCTCAACGGGTCGGAGCCCGTGACGATGTCGGCCATCGAGAAGTTCACGGCCGCGTTCGCTCCGTATGGTCTGCCCGCGACGGCCGTCAAGCCGTCCTACGGACTGGCGGAAGCGACGTTGTCGGTCGCCAGCATCGCCCAGGACGCGGCGGCCAGCGCCATCTTCCTCGACCGGGAGGAGCTCGGCGCCGGCCGCGCGGTGACCGTCGCGCCCACCGCACCGGGCGCGGTCGCCCATGTATCGTGCGGCCAGCCGATCCCCGATCAGTGGGCGGTGATCGTCGACCCCGGCGGCGCCGAGGTGCCTGACGGTACCGTGGGGGAAATCTGGTTGCACGGCAACAACATTGGCCGCGGATATTTTGGCCGCGAGGACGAGACACGACGGGTGTTCAACAACAAGCTGCAATCTCGGCTTGACCCTGACAGCCACGCCGAGGGCGCACCGGACAACGGCTGCTGGCTGGCTACCGGTGATCTCGGCGTCTACGTCGGCGGCGAGCTGTACCTGACGGGGCGGATCAAAGACCTCATCATCATCGATGGTCGCAACCACTATCCGCACGACATCGAAACCACGGTCAGCGACGCTTCGACCGCCATCCGCACCGGTTACGTCGCAGCATTTTCCGTTCCCGCCGGTGTGCTCGACTCACCGGGCCCTGGCGAGCAAGTGGTCGTCGTCGCCGAGCGCGCCGCGGGCGCGGGCCGTGCCGAGCCGGGGTCGATCGCCGAGACCGTGCGGGCAGCGGTCTCGCGCCGGCACCACATCCGGATCGCCGACCTGCGGCTGGTGGCCGCCGGCGCCATTCCCCGCACGACGAGCGGCAAACTCGCCCGCAGTGCCTGCCGGGCCGAATACATCGCGGGCCGGTTCAACCGCTGA
- a CDS encoding arylamine N-acetyltransferase family protein, translated as MALDLNGYFNRIDYRGAGEPNLVVLQDLVTAHTRTIPFENLDPVMGVPVDDLSPEALSDKLVHRRRGGYCYEHNGLMGYVLAEIGFRVRRLAGRVTWMRPPDAPLPARTHTVLAVTFPGSPGPYLVDVGFGGQTLTSPIRLETGTAQQTTHEPYRLEDRGDGLVLQAQIRGEWESLYEFTTRTQPAIDLTVGSWFVSTHPSSPFVTSLMAARVTADARLNLAGRDLAIHRADGTEKIRLNDAAAVLDTLSERFGINMADVGDRGALEARIDRFLDA; from the coding sequence ATGGCGCTAGATCTGAACGGATACTTCAACCGCATCGACTATCGCGGCGCTGGCGAGCCGAACCTCGTTGTACTCCAGGATCTGGTGACGGCTCACACTCGAACCATTCCGTTCGAGAACCTCGATCCGGTGATGGGAGTGCCGGTCGATGATCTGAGTCCAGAAGCCCTCAGCGACAAGCTGGTTCACCGCCGCCGGGGCGGTTACTGCTACGAGCACAACGGCCTGATGGGCTATGTGCTGGCCGAAATCGGCTTTCGGGTGCGAAGATTAGCCGGGCGGGTGACCTGGATGCGCCCGCCCGACGCGCCGCTACCGGCACGGACGCACACGGTGTTGGCGGTAACGTTCCCCGGTTCTCCGGGGCCGTATCTCGTCGACGTCGGCTTCGGCGGCCAGACCCTGACCTCCCCCATCCGCCTCGAAACCGGCACCGCCCAGCAGACGACGCATGAGCCGTACCGCTTGGAGGACCGAGGCGACGGGCTGGTCCTGCAGGCCCAGATTCGCGGCGAGTGGGAGTCGCTCTACGAATTCACCACCCGGACCCAGCCGGCGATCGACCTGACGGTGGGTAGTTGGTTCGTCTCAACCCACCCCTCGTCGCCCTTTGTGACGAGCCTGATGGCCGCGCGGGTCACCGCCGACGCCCGATTGAACTTGGCGGGCCGCGACCTCGCGATCCACCGTGCCGACGGGACCGAGAAGATTCGCCTCAACGACGCGGCCGCGGTCTTGGATACGTTAAGCGAACGGTTTGGCATCAATATGGCCGACGTCGGAGACCGCGGTGCGCTCGAAGCCCGCATCGACAGATTTCTCGACGCCTAG
- a CDS encoding YybH family protein, with protein MTDFSELPAADQEAIGKTLLTLLKSFDERDAGPLQAVYSDDADWVNAFGTVKRGRDDIVDYLTGLFQDDNFNRGELAGPPETSFRVLTPGVVLVSAHLKVKGQGLVGGGTLDRDNFSLRALQRQDDGSWLIVSEMFADANTETTYQP; from the coding sequence ATGACCGACTTCTCGGAGCTGCCGGCGGCGGATCAGGAAGCGATCGGCAAGACGCTGCTGACCTTGTTGAAGTCGTTCGATGAGCGTGACGCCGGGCCCCTGCAGGCCGTGTACTCCGACGATGCCGACTGGGTCAACGCCTTCGGCACGGTCAAGCGCGGACGCGACGACATCGTCGACTACCTCACCGGTCTGTTCCAAGACGACAACTTCAATCGCGGCGAGCTCGCCGGTCCGCCGGAGACGAGCTTCCGGGTGCTCACCCCCGGCGTGGTGCTGGTTTCGGCGCATCTGAAAGTGAAGGGCCAGGGGCTGGTCGGCGGCGGAACCCTTGACCGGGACAACTTCTCGCTGCGCGCCCTGCAGCGTCAGGACGACGGATCCTGGCTGATCGTCTCGGAGATGTTCGCCGACGCCAACACCGAGACCACTTATCAGCCGTAG
- the hsaB gene encoding 3-hydroxy-9,10-secoandrosta-1,3,5(10)-triene-9,17-dione monooxygenase reductase subunit, translated as MSAPIDPRTFRQVLGQFCTGITIITTVHDDVPIGFACQSFAALSLEPPLVLFCPTKVSRSWKAIEASGRFCVNVLTEKQKHVSARFGSKEPDKFAGIDWHPSGLGSPIIDGSLAHIDCTVASVHDGGDHFVVFGAVQSLSEAPKIKPRPLLFYRGDYTGIEPDKTTPAQWRDDLEAFLTTTTQDTWL; from the coding sequence ATGTCGGCGCCGATCGACCCGCGGACCTTCCGGCAGGTGCTGGGCCAGTTCTGCACCGGGATCACCATCATCACCACGGTGCACGACGACGTCCCGATCGGCTTCGCCTGCCAGTCTTTTGCGGCGCTGTCGCTGGAGCCGCCGCTGGTGCTGTTCTGCCCGACCAAGGTGTCGCGGTCGTGGAAGGCCATCGAGGCCAGCGGCCGGTTCTGCGTCAACGTGCTGACCGAAAAGCAGAAGCACGTCTCGGCCCGATTCGGCTCCAAGGAACCGGACAAGTTCGCCGGAATCGACTGGCACCCTTCGGGTCTGGGTTCGCCGATCATCGACGGCTCGCTGGCCCACATCGACTGCACGGTGGCGTCCGTGCACGACGGCGGCGATCACTTCGTGGTGTTCGGTGCGGTCCAATCGCTCTCGGAGGCCCCCAAGATCAAGCCACGGCCGCTGCTGTTCTATCGCGGCGACTACACCGGCATCGAACCGGATAAGACCACGCCGGCCCAGTGGCGCGACGACCTGGAAGCGTTCCTCACGACCACCACCCAGGACACCTGGCTCTAA
- the hsaC gene encoding iron-dependent extradiol dioxygenase HsaC, giving the protein MSIRSLGYLRIEATDVAAWREYGLKVLGMVEGKGSIEGALYLRMDDFPARLVIVPGDRDRLAEAGWECANAEGLQEIRNRLEVEGTPYKEATAADLADRRVDEMIQFSDPSGNPLAVFHGAALEHRRVVSPYGHRFVTGEQGLGHVVLTTRDDAEALHFYRDVLGFTLRDSMRMPPQVVGRPADGAPAWLRFFGCNPRHHSLAFLPLPTPSGIVHLMVEVENADDVGLCLDRALRRKVPMSATLGRHVNDLMLSFYMKTPSGFDVEFGCEGRKVDDGDWIARESTAVSLWGHDFTVGARG; this is encoded by the coding sequence ATGAGCATCCGGTCGCTGGGCTATCTGCGCATCGAGGCCACCGACGTGGCGGCCTGGCGCGAGTACGGCCTCAAAGTCCTCGGCATGGTCGAGGGCAAGGGCAGCATCGAGGGCGCACTCTATCTGCGGATGGACGATTTCCCGGCCCGGCTGGTGATCGTGCCCGGCGACCGGGACCGGCTCGCCGAGGCCGGGTGGGAGTGCGCGAACGCCGAAGGCCTGCAAGAGATCCGGAACCGGCTCGAGGTGGAGGGCACGCCGTACAAGGAGGCCACCGCCGCCGACCTGGCGGATCGCCGGGTGGACGAGATGATCCAGTTCTCCGACCCGTCGGGCAACCCCCTGGCGGTCTTCCACGGCGCCGCCCTGGAACACCGCCGGGTGGTCAGCCCGTACGGGCACAGGTTCGTCACCGGCGAGCAGGGCCTGGGTCACGTGGTGCTGACCACCCGCGACGACGCCGAGGCGCTGCACTTCTACCGGGACGTGCTCGGCTTCACGTTGCGCGACTCGATGCGGATGCCGCCGCAGGTGGTCGGGCGGCCCGCCGACGGGGCGCCGGCCTGGCTGCGCTTCTTCGGCTGCAACCCGCGCCACCACAGCCTGGCCTTCCTGCCGCTGCCCACGCCCAGCGGCATCGTGCACCTGATGGTCGAGGTCGAAAACGCCGACGACGTGGGCCTGTGCCTGGACCGGGCGTTGCGCCGCAAGGTGCCCATGTCGGCCACGCTGGGCCGCCATGTCAACGACCTGATGCTGTCGTTCTACATGAAGACGCCCAGCGGGTTCGACGTCGAATTCGGTTGCGAGGGAAGAAAAGTCGACGATGGAGACTGGATCGCCCGGGAAAGCACCGCCGTCAGCCTATGGGGGCACGACTTCACGGTCGGCGCCCGCGGCTAG